One region of Candidatus Bathyarchaeia archaeon genomic DNA includes:
- the trxA gene encoding thioredoxin codes for MTEMADSPAEPVKVEDSTFDQFVQKYSLAVIDCWAPWCGPCRIVGPIVDALAKEYSGRVVFGKLNTDENPSVSGRFGIMAIPTMLIVKRGKLVDQIVGAVPKAKIEAVLKKHM; via the coding sequence ATGACAGAAATGGCTGACTCTCCTGCTGAACCGGTTAAGGTCGAGGATTCGACTTTCGATCAGTTTGTCCAGAAATACTCGCTTGCGGTCATCGATTGCTGGGCGCCGTGGTGTGGGCCTTGTCGTATTGTCGGTCCTATTGTTGACGCTTTGGCGAAGGAGTATTCGGGAAGGGTCGTGTTTGGCAAGTTGAACACTGATGAGAATCCGAGTGTTTCTGGACGGTTCGGGATAATGGCTATTCCGACGATGCTTATTGTCAAGCGGGGAAAGCTTGTTGACCAGATTGTCGGCGCTGTTCCCAAGGCGAAGATTGAAGCCGTTCTGAAAAAGCACATGTAA
- a CDS encoding CDC48 family AAA ATPase, with protein sequence MTMVPKEAQLRVADAKQRDVGHGKVRIDNETMQKLAITAGDFIDVHGKRTTVAIAWPAYAEDQGQEIVRMDGLLRRNAGVALNEYVTIKKAEVKDSQTIVFAPTDVRLSVDEEFVGFVKRRFMDMPFVEGDMTLLSIFGSAVPLIATRTRPHGPVKITESTVVQVMSEPTPEKKGIPIVTYEDIGGLHSEIQRIREMVELPLRHPELFQRLGIEPPKGVFLYGPPGCGKTLLAKAVANESDANFYVISGPEIMSKFYGESEARLREIFQKAQETAPSIIFIDEMDAIAPKREEVTGEVERRVVAQLLSLMDGMGARGNIIVIGATNRPNAIDPALRRPGRFDREIEIGVPDKMGRYEVLQIHTRTMPLAADVGLPRLSDICHGYTGADISALCREAAMKALRRYLPEINLEEERVPSGILEKMEVNLEDFMNAYREITPTAMREVYIEVPTVHWSDVGGLTEVKQQLQEAVEWPLKKPEVFKRLGIRAPKGILLFGPPGCGKTMLARSVATESEANFISIKGPELFSKWVGESEKAIREVFRKGRTAAPSIIFFDELDSVVPRRGTGFGDSGVSERVISQLLTELDGIESLENVVVIGATNRPDIIDPAILRPGRFDRLIFVPAPDHATRLQILKIHSTNMPLSHDVDLEHVASQTAGYSGADLEAVVREAGLVSLRRDIETKNVTIEDFRDALERIKPSVTPDMENWYQGFGKRFKKERAPVPIT encoded by the coding sequence ATGACAATGGTACCTAAGGAAGCCCAACTGCGTGTAGCTGACGCTAAGCAGAGAGACGTCGGCCACGGGAAGGTAAGAATCGATAATGAGACAATGCAGAAGCTCGCCATTACCGCTGGCGACTTCATCGATGTCCACGGTAAACGAACGACCGTGGCGATCGCCTGGCCAGCTTATGCTGAAGACCAGGGCCAAGAGATCGTCCGCATGGACGGGTTACTCAGAAGAAACGCCGGAGTCGCACTCAACGAGTATGTCACTATCAAAAAAGCCGAAGTCAAGGACTCACAGACTATTGTCTTCGCTCCCACTGACGTTCGACTGAGCGTTGACGAGGAGTTTGTGGGCTTTGTGAAACGACGATTCATGGACATGCCTTTTGTCGAGGGTGACATGACGCTTCTCAGCATTTTCGGAAGCGCCGTTCCTCTAATCGCAACTAGAACGCGGCCTCATGGTCCAGTAAAGATCACGGAGTCAACCGTCGTTCAAGTGATGAGCGAGCCGACCCCAGAAAAGAAGGGCATACCGATTGTCACCTACGAGGATATCGGTGGGCTCCACAGTGAGATCCAGAGAATCCGGGAAATGGTCGAGCTTCCACTACGACATCCAGAGCTCTTCCAGCGACTTGGAATCGAACCGCCAAAAGGCGTCTTCCTATACGGTCCGCCCGGATGCGGCAAGACTCTCCTAGCAAAAGCAGTGGCCAATGAGTCGGACGCAAACTTCTACGTGATATCAGGCCCTGAAATAATGTCAAAGTTCTACGGAGAGTCGGAAGCCCGACTGCGAGAAATATTCCAGAAAGCCCAGGAGACCGCTCCGAGCATTATATTCATTGACGAGATGGATGCCATCGCGCCCAAGAGAGAAGAAGTGACGGGAGAGGTCGAACGACGAGTCGTCGCCCAGCTCCTCTCGTTGATGGACGGAATGGGGGCTCGGGGGAATATTATCGTAATTGGAGCTACTAACAGGCCTAATGCCATTGATCCAGCCTTGCGACGGCCGGGCAGATTTGACCGGGAGATCGAGATCGGGGTTCCGGACAAGATGGGACGCTATGAGGTTCTCCAGATCCACACTCGAACCATGCCCTTGGCCGCTGACGTCGGCCTTCCAAGATTGTCGGACATTTGCCACGGCTACACGGGAGCTGACATCTCTGCTCTCTGCCGAGAGGCGGCAATGAAGGCTCTCAGAAGGTACCTTCCGGAGATAAACCTCGAAGAGGAGCGAGTGCCCAGCGGCATCCTGGAAAAGATGGAGGTAAACTTGGAAGATTTCATGAATGCTTATCGAGAGATCACTCCAACCGCCATGCGGGAGGTCTACATCGAAGTCCCAACAGTTCACTGGAGCGATGTCGGTGGACTGACTGAGGTGAAGCAACAGTTGCAGGAGGCTGTTGAGTGGCCGTTGAAGAAGCCTGAAGTATTCAAGAGGCTCGGCATTCGTGCGCCGAAAGGCATTCTGCTATTCGGACCTCCGGGCTGCGGGAAGACCATGCTAGCACGGTCTGTGGCGACAGAGAGTGAAGCCAACTTCATCTCGATTAAGGGACCTGAACTCTTCAGCAAATGGGTCGGAGAATCCGAAAAGGCGATACGGGAGGTCTTCCGAAAGGGAAGAACGGCTGCACCGAGCATCATTTTCTTCGATGAGTTGGACTCCGTAGTTCCAAGACGAGGAACCGGTTTCGGCGACAGTGGAGTTTCAGAGCGGGTCATAAGCCAATTGCTCACTGAACTTGATGGAATAGAGTCGCTAGAGAATGTAGTTGTAATTGGCGCTACTAACAGGCCGGATATTATTGACCCGGCAATTCTGCGCCCTGGCAGATTCGATCGGTTGATCTTCGTGCCTGCACCAGACCATGCAACGCGATTGCAGATTCTCAAAATCCACAGTACAAACATGCCGCTATCGCATGATGTTGATCTTGAACATGTTGCTTCCCAGACTGCAGGTTACTCCGGCGCAGATCTCGAGGCGGTTGTCCGCGAAGCAGGGCTCGTATCATTGCGTCGCGACATCGAGACCAAAAATGTCACCATAGAGGATTTCAGGGACGCACTAGAAAGGATCAAACCGTCGGTTACTCCGGACATGGAGAACTGGTACCAGGGATTTGGCAAGCGGTTCAAGAAAGAGAGAGCTCCGGTTCCGATTACCTAG
- a CDS encoding elongation factor 1-beta, whose translation MARVMVSLKIFPSDLVADMNGLKETIKKTLEGKATIYKFDEEPVAFGLVALVAHVLVPEEASGVMDEVERRLKSISGISEVEVLVSRRIA comes from the coding sequence TTGGCAAGGGTCATGGTATCTCTCAAGATATTCCCCTCAGACTTAGTGGCAGACATGAATGGTCTCAAAGAGACAATCAAGAAAACACTTGAAGGAAAAGCTACAATCTACAAGTTCGATGAAGAGCCAGTCGCGTTCGGACTTGTCGCCCTAGTAGCTCACGTTCTGGTGCCAGAAGAGGCTTCAGGGGTTATGGACGAAGTTGAGCGACGCCTGAAGTCGATCAGCGGGATTAGCGAAGTCGAAGTTCTTGTCTCTCGCAGAATTGCCTAA
- a CDS encoding zinc finger domain-containing protein, whose protein sequence is MLTEVRTVRMPSCNWCGRMILPREGAVKFPCPQCGETTIWRCEKCRGFGRPYKCQKCGFSGP, encoded by the coding sequence ATGTTGACAGAGGTGCGCACTGTTCGCATGCCCTCGTGCAACTGGTGCGGACGCATGATACTGCCTCGCGAAGGAGCGGTAAAGTTTCCCTGCCCTCAATGTGGCGAGACAACGATCTGGCGCTGCGAGAAATGCCGCGGATTCGGCCGCCCCTACAAGTGCCAGAAATGCGGCTTCTCAGGACCCTAG
- the ligD gene encoding non-homologous end-joining DNA ligase — protein sequence MFAKTGKPFNGKDYFFEPKWDGLRAILFFQEGRIEIQNRNLRDETRSYPELQTLSDRLRAKAAIIDGEVVVLREDGVPDFGRLQARFGVDDPKRVDVLGKTTPVTYVAFDLLHLDGRDVITSTLVERKKRLRSILREGPYLLYGDHVEAEGTRFFQEATNKGFEGVIAKKNESQYVPGLRADYWIKIKQVNTTDCIVVGFSKGEGARAPTFGSLILAAYDEDGKLQHIGNVGGGFTDDMLQDLRRKLSRIEQRTAIIDGPVDSPTPVSWVKPRLVVEVAYMALTNDGRLRFPRFKRIRTDKDPIDCKLPA from the coding sequence ATGTTTGCTAAAACCGGCAAGCCCTTCAATGGTAAAGATTACTTTTTCGAGCCGAAATGGGATGGACTCCGAGCCATTCTATTCTTTCAAGAAGGAAGGATTGAGATTCAGAACAGAAATCTGAGAGACGAAACCCGGTCCTATCCAGAACTCCAAACGCTCTCAGATCGCCTTAGAGCAAAGGCTGCAATAATAGACGGAGAGGTCGTTGTCCTGAGAGAAGACGGAGTTCCTGACTTTGGGCGTCTCCAAGCTCGCTTCGGTGTTGACGACCCTAAACGAGTCGATGTACTCGGCAAGACGACACCTGTTACATACGTTGCCTTCGACCTCCTCCACCTCGACGGCAGGGACGTGATCACCAGTACGCTCGTGGAGAGAAAGAAGCGGCTCAGATCCATTCTTAGAGAAGGGCCCTACCTCCTTTACGGAGATCATGTCGAAGCGGAAGGAACCCGTTTCTTCCAAGAAGCTACGAACAAGGGTTTCGAGGGAGTAATTGCTAAGAAAAACGAGTCGCAGTACGTTCCGGGTCTTCGAGCCGACTACTGGATTAAGATAAAACAGGTAAACACTACTGACTGCATAGTCGTTGGTTTCAGCAAAGGTGAAGGTGCACGCGCTCCTACCTTTGGGTCCCTGATTCTTGCTGCCTACGACGAAGATGGAAAGCTGCAGCACATAGGAAACGTGGGTGGAGGCTTTACCGATGATATGCTGCAGGATCTAAGAAGAAAACTGTCGAGAATCGAACAGCGGACTGCAATAATCGATGGACCAGTTGACTCGCCAACTCCGGTGAGTTGGGTCAAGCCAAGGCTTGTTGTCGAGGTAGCCTATATGGCGTTGACAAATGATGGCCGACTCAGGTTCCCCCGATTCAAACGGATAAGAACCGACAAGGACCCGATCGACTGCAAACTACCCGCCTAG
- a CDS encoding Ku protein, whose amino-acid sequence MPPRAIWKGAISFGLVSIPVKTYGAISEHKTGLRLLCPRDKSPLTFKRVCPKDGNEVPWQDVVRGFEIQRGKYVPITQKELEKLEIRSGRLVEIFQFVDADKLDPIYFDSSYYLVPDENGEKPYFLMFEALEQEGKVAVGRVVMHEKEHLVALRPYEGAILMETLHYADEIRSPKDLPELKKAPEVEKEELELAGQLIKIMKKPFAFKEYRDTYQESLMKLVEAKMKGQEVVEVRVPEIKPTKNLMEALRASIKTHERR is encoded by the coding sequence TTGCCACCTAGAGCCATATGGAAGGGAGCGATCAGTTTCGGACTGGTAAGCATACCGGTAAAGACATACGGAGCAATTTCCGAGCACAAGACTGGGCTTCGCCTCTTGTGCCCTCGGGACAAGAGTCCTCTTACGTTCAAACGTGTATGTCCGAAGGACGGCAATGAAGTCCCATGGCAAGATGTCGTTCGCGGATTTGAGATTCAAAGGGGAAAATACGTTCCTATTACTCAAAAAGAACTTGAGAAGCTGGAGATACGATCGGGACGGCTGGTCGAGATCTTCCAATTCGTTGACGCAGACAAGTTAGATCCTATCTATTTTGATTCGAGCTACTATCTCGTACCAGACGAGAATGGCGAGAAACCATACTTCCTGATGTTTGAGGCCTTGGAACAGGAGGGGAAAGTCGCCGTTGGTAGGGTGGTCATGCATGAGAAGGAGCACTTGGTGGCATTGAGGCCCTATGAGGGAGCAATTCTGATGGAGACCCTCCATTATGCGGATGAAATACGATCTCCCAAGGATCTTCCGGAGTTGAAGAAAGCGCCGGAGGTGGAGAAGGAGGAGCTGGAGCTCGCGGGTCAGCTAATCAAGATCATGAAGAAGCCCTTTGCGTTCAAAGAGTACAGGGACACGTATCAGGAGTCTTTGATGAAACTAGTTGAGGCCAAGATGAAGGGTCAGGAAGTCGTCGAAGTACGTGTTCCAGAGATCAAGCCAACGAAGAACCTTATGGAGGCTCTAAGGGCCAGCATCAAAACTCACGAGAGGCGTTGA
- a CDS encoding DNA polymerase domain-containing protein codes for MGQLRNIEEKVEIDGRKLSLSNLDKPMWKKEGITKSDVIEYYLSVAPKMIPLVRNRPLMLNRYPHGVPGKSFVQKDWPYHPDWVRTAPVRSESLNKTARHVVCDDKATLVWLANMACLEINQFLASTPNVESHDMVLVDLDPHAPAGFEDSLEIGEAVHAALDQMKLRHLIKTSGADGIHFLIPIVPRYSIEAIRRFVLLLGILLERLAPKMVSTSRNKAQRAGKIYVDYFQNGLQKTIAAPFSLRPEPSAPVSFPLSAKDLKRSIHAEDFNLRTVPGLLKRVPEFDTSPDQGLEYAFGELGAKS; via the coding sequence ATGGGGCAATTGAGGAATATCGAAGAGAAAGTCGAGATCGATGGGCGGAAGCTCTCTCTCTCCAACTTGGATAAGCCAATGTGGAAGAAAGAAGGTATCACCAAGTCGGACGTTATCGAGTACTATCTGTCTGTAGCCCCCAAGATGATTCCGCTTGTCCGAAACAGGCCGCTGATGCTTAACCGGTATCCTCACGGCGTTCCGGGAAAGTCCTTCGTACAGAAGGACTGGCCTTACCATCCCGACTGGGTCCGAACTGCACCGGTAAGATCCGAGAGCCTGAACAAGACAGCGAGGCACGTTGTCTGTGACGACAAAGCGACACTGGTCTGGTTGGCAAACATGGCCTGTCTCGAGATCAACCAGTTTCTAGCATCCACTCCAAATGTCGAGTCACATGATATGGTGCTGGTTGACCTGGACCCTCACGCGCCGGCGGGATTCGAGGATTCACTGGAAATCGGGGAAGCTGTTCATGCGGCGTTAGATCAGATGAAGCTGCGCCATTTGATTAAGACTTCTGGCGCTGATGGAATCCATTTCCTGATCCCGATTGTTCCTCGATATTCGATCGAGGCCATTCGACGGTTCGTCTTGCTGTTAGGAATTCTACTGGAGCGGCTGGCGCCAAAAATGGTTTCAACTTCTCGGAACAAAGCTCAGCGAGCCGGGAAGATCTACGTCGACTATTTCCAGAATGGGTTACAGAAGACCATTGCAGCCCCGTTTTCGCTGAGACCTGAACCTAGTGCTCCAGTCTCCTTTCCCCTCTCAGCTAAGGACTTGAAGAGGAGTATACACGCCGAGGATTTCAATCTTAGAACAGTTCCCGGGTTGTTGAAGAGGGTTCCGGAGTTTGATACCAGTCCTGACCAGGGGTTGGAGTATGCATTCGGAGAACTTGGCGCCAAGTCCTAG
- a CDS encoding LURP-one-related family protein, producing the protein MMTRPVCPSCGQALITGSRFCGRCGAPVSFQTPNPQSIAQIVGSNTPFRGTQYIIDQKLLAIRDTFGIKDTSGNLLAYVKQQLLSFGPKFWYEGTNGTRLGEIHGKVLTIRPTFEIYNAQGQLQAVIKKKILNLIGTQWWMENPSGQEIAKVHGNILEHDYKVQAPDGSQIAQIHKKWVSVRDSYCVEIQNPSFDPYLVLSYAISMDHTEKKEDHHSGLSPF; encoded by the coding sequence ATGATGACCCGCCCAGTCTGCCCTTCATGCGGCCAAGCACTCATCACCGGCAGCCGTTTCTGCGGACGCTGCGGCGCACCCGTAAGCTTCCAGACACCCAACCCACAATCCATAGCCCAAATCGTCGGGTCCAACACACCCTTCAGAGGAACACAATACATCATCGACCAGAAACTCCTCGCCATCCGCGACACGTTCGGGATCAAAGACACCAGCGGAAACCTGCTCGCCTACGTCAAACAACAACTCCTAAGCTTCGGGCCAAAGTTCTGGTACGAGGGAACAAACGGCACACGCCTAGGCGAAATCCACGGCAAAGTCCTCACCATCAGACCCACATTCGAGATCTACAACGCCCAAGGCCAGCTCCAAGCAGTCATCAAAAAGAAAATCCTCAACCTGATAGGCACCCAGTGGTGGATGGAAAACCCGTCAGGACAAGAGATCGCTAAAGTCCACGGAAATATCCTAGAACACGACTACAAAGTCCAGGCACCTGATGGATCTCAGATAGCGCAGATTCACAAGAAATGGGTCAGCGTACGAGACTCCTACTGCGTAGAAATCCAGAACCCATCATTCGATCCCTACTTGGTCCTCTCCTACGCCATATCCATGGACCATACCGAAAAGAAAGAGGACCATCACTCCGGCCTCAGCCCATTCTAG
- a CDS encoding ATP-binding protein, whose translation MKVVEETASRYFTDFDGRFKARLSQVTPAFMPVATHELTGTSSRYECRIKVEYNKDIMSLIEEGMLVAVRNFKSTTKQQRYSLMVISRVWPEHYGLKGLSESSYYPMQFEIIQQSVRDWDTSDKSTMMVQISALPINYDLLIDGDGEPKYERGFSYPVIAAEANILNRDMISHMYNKRILDKIGYKAKTTTSDAYKDPRIGTIQMFESMEEKIPIYIDFESMVRYHFGIFAFTGAGKSNLLANTLRRILLHAPEIKVVVFDISSEYPFLLMDLFADEKIPSKIILENPVASADQFYVSVVKPRDYEDDDRVRKVFARIFGQKKISYYLKPESKIPTYGDILDELTKMRGDNLEKPHYINALDRIRQFVSDYKHENEKTDSTFVNEEFLIGLDQAGQSAVKEFSISDRSGVYSWATSRLALTENIKRAEKERKGAGGLDIEGIRELVEKESRLTCISISDPVAIKELVIHLAREFLQRRKRSFKVKPYVLFVFDEAQEFVPDLSGSGGIDKDCSRTVETLLRQGRKYGLGGCLATQRIAYLNTNALQQLHTYFVGTLPRPYDRTVVSDTFTIDKQILEKTLEFAPGEWLLSSFIATGMENVPIFIRADNAETEVEKTLDKLA comes from the coding sequence TTGAAGGTAGTCGAAGAGACAGCTTCTAGATACTTCACTGACTTCGACGGGCGCTTCAAAGCCCGGCTGAGCCAGGTTACCCCTGCCTTCATGCCGGTGGCCACTCACGAACTCACTGGCACCTCCTCACGCTACGAGTGCCGGATCAAAGTCGAATACAACAAAGACATCATGAGCCTCATCGAGGAAGGAATGCTCGTCGCAGTCCGCAACTTCAAGTCGACAACGAAACAGCAAAGATATTCCCTGATGGTCATAAGCAGGGTCTGGCCAGAACACTACGGTCTCAAAGGCCTCTCCGAATCAAGTTACTATCCCATGCAGTTTGAGATAATCCAACAGTCCGTCCGCGACTGGGACACAAGCGACAAGTCAACGATGATGGTGCAGATAAGCGCTCTACCAATCAACTACGATCTTCTGATTGATGGTGATGGAGAACCGAAGTACGAGAGGGGATTCTCCTATCCGGTTATCGCGGCTGAAGCCAACATTCTCAACCGTGATATGATTAGTCACATGTACAACAAGCGAATCCTCGACAAGATCGGCTACAAAGCGAAGACGACAACAAGTGACGCCTACAAGGACCCGCGAATCGGAACCATCCAGATGTTCGAATCCATGGAGGAGAAAATCCCGATCTACATTGATTTCGAGTCCATGGTCCGATACCACTTCGGAATCTTCGCCTTCACCGGCGCCGGAAAGTCCAACCTTCTGGCCAACACTCTGAGGCGGATTCTCCTCCATGCACCAGAAATAAAGGTCGTAGTGTTCGATATTTCCAGCGAGTATCCATTCCTACTGATGGACCTGTTTGCTGACGAGAAAATCCCCTCGAAGATTATCCTGGAAAATCCTGTTGCTTCCGCCGACCAGTTCTATGTCAGCGTTGTCAAGCCTCGTGATTATGAAGACGATGATAGGGTTCGGAAGGTTTTCGCGAGGATTTTCGGCCAGAAGAAGATCAGCTACTATCTCAAACCCGAATCCAAGATCCCAACGTACGGGGACATTCTCGACGAGCTTACGAAGATGCGGGGCGACAATCTGGAGAAACCGCACTACATCAACGCACTAGATCGGATACGACAGTTTGTTAGCGATTACAAGCACGAGAACGAGAAGACCGATTCAACCTTCGTCAACGAAGAATTCCTAATCGGTCTCGACCAGGCAGGACAGAGCGCCGTCAAGGAGTTCAGTATTTCCGATCGCAGCGGAGTGTATTCTTGGGCAACCTCACGTCTAGCCCTGACCGAGAACATCAAGCGAGCCGAGAAAGAGAGGAAAGGCGCTGGAGGGCTCGATATTGAGGGCATCCGGGAGCTTGTCGAAAAAGAGTCCCGGTTGACCTGCATATCCATCTCCGACCCCGTTGCAATCAAGGAACTCGTCATTCATTTGGCTCGTGAGTTTCTGCAGCGTCGGAAGCGTTCTTTCAAGGTCAAACCGTACGTTCTATTCGTCTTTGACGAGGCCCAAGAATTCGTCCCAGACCTATCCGGCTCTGGAGGAATCGACAAGGACTGCTCGAGGACCGTCGAGACATTGCTCCGCCAGGGCAGGAAATATGGCTTGGGCGGTTGCTTGGCAACACAGCGAATAGCCTATCTTAACACGAACGCGCTACAGCAGCTACACACCTACTTTGTGGGGACACTGCCGCGTCCATATGACCGGACGGTCGTGAGCGACACGTTCACGATCGACAAACAGATTCTTGAGAAGACTCTGGAGTTTGCGCCCGGGGAATGGCTTCTTTCCAGCTTTATCGCTACGGGTATGGAGAATGTGCCTATCTTCATCCGGGCGGATAATGCTGAGACAGAGGTTGAGAAGACGCTTGACAAGCTGGCTTAG
- a CDS encoding 30S ribosomal protein S7, whose product MSKELKKIPEVKVFGMWPTAGIEAEDPGLKRYISVRPILLPHTSGRHEHQRFRKSTINVVERLIDDMMRPGIAGGAKARAISIVQNAFELISIKTHKNPIDILVRAIQNAAPAEDVTRIAYGGIVYPISIDIAPQRRVDIALRHITQGARAASHNNPRSVDECLADELILAAARDPKSASVRKRDEIERIALSSR is encoded by the coding sequence ATGAGCAAGGAACTCAAGAAAATCCCAGAAGTCAAGGTCTTCGGCATGTGGCCCACTGCAGGCATCGAAGCGGAGGACCCTGGACTAAAGCGGTACATCTCGGTCCGCCCCATTCTCCTTCCTCACACCAGCGGTCGACACGAACACCAACGATTCCGAAAATCCACAATTAACGTTGTAGAGAGATTGATCGACGATATGATGCGGCCCGGAATAGCCGGAGGCGCCAAAGCTCGCGCGATCAGCATTGTGCAGAACGCCTTCGAGCTGATCAGCATCAAGACCCACAAGAACCCGATCGATATCCTCGTCCGCGCAATTCAGAATGCGGCCCCTGCGGAAGACGTGACAAGAATCGCCTACGGTGGCATCGTCTACCCGATATCCATTGACATTGCGCCTCAGCGAAGAGTCGACATAGCTCTGAGACATATCACTCAGGGAGCAAGGGCAGCGTCACATAACAATCCTAGGAGTGTTGACGAATGCCTCGCTGACGAGCTGATACTTGCCGCAGCAAGAGACCCTAAGAGCGCTTCCGTACGGAAGCGAGACGAGATAGAGAGAATCGCGCTGTCGTCACGCTAA
- a CDS encoding nickel-binding protein has translation MPKFIDSHPMGSLTAEQLKQLQTAPKDKHGVTHHDILYNKKENRVYCVLDAPSKEAVENHHKGAGLKVEWIHEVESTRR, from the coding sequence ATGCCAAAATTCATTGATAGTCATCCAATGGGATCTCTGACCGCTGAACAGCTAAAACAACTCCAGACCGCCCCGAAAGACAAACATGGCGTGACCCACCACGACATACTCTACAACAAGAAAGAAAACAGAGTCTACTGCGTCCTCGACGCACCGAGCAAGGAAGCAGTTGAGAACCATCACAAGGGCGCCGGTCTCAAAGTCGAGTGGATTCACGAAGTCGAGTCCACAAGACGCTGA